From Diaminobutyricibacter sp. McL0608, one genomic window encodes:
- a CDS encoding ATP-binding cassette domain-containing protein: MTSSSDWAVEAHGLVKVFGDNRAVDGVDLSVRAGTVYGVLGPNGAGKTTTISMLATLLKPDGGTATIFGHDIRREQQVVRQLIGVTAQFASVDERLSATENLVIFSRLLGLSRSEAKRKSAELLEEFGLSDAAKRPLSKFSGGMRRRLDLAASLIAQPPLIFLDEPTTGLDPRTRAQMWDTIRRLVATGSTVLLTTQYLDEADQLADRIAVIDRGRVVAEGTGDELKASVGESSLQLRLADRADMEDARRAISSVLGVESVVSPEGTRVTAPMRNPDTVAELLVTFREAGIHLTELSVQKPTLDEVFLTLTGHGVDGEKSGSDEDAAEAERVSA; this comes from the coding sequence ATGACCAGCAGCTCCGACTGGGCTGTCGAAGCCCACGGGCTCGTCAAGGTCTTCGGCGACAACCGGGCGGTCGACGGCGTCGACCTCAGCGTCCGCGCCGGGACGGTCTACGGCGTGCTCGGCCCGAACGGCGCCGGCAAGACGACGACCATCAGCATGCTTGCGACACTGCTCAAGCCCGACGGCGGCACGGCCACGATCTTCGGCCACGACATTCGTCGCGAACAGCAGGTCGTCCGCCAGCTCATCGGCGTCACCGCGCAGTTCGCGTCGGTCGACGAGCGCCTCTCGGCCACCGAGAACCTCGTCATCTTCTCCCGCCTGCTCGGTCTCAGCCGCTCGGAAGCCAAGCGCAAGAGCGCGGAACTGCTCGAAGAGTTCGGGCTGAGCGACGCCGCGAAGCGTCCGCTGAGCAAGTTCTCGGGAGGCATGCGCAGGCGACTCGACCTCGCAGCCAGCCTCATCGCGCAGCCGCCGCTCATCTTCCTGGACGAGCCGACCACCGGTCTCGACCCGCGCACCCGCGCCCAGATGTGGGACACCATCCGCCGGCTCGTCGCAACCGGCTCGACGGTGCTCCTCACCACGCAGTACCTCGACGAGGCCGACCAGCTCGCCGACCGCATCGCCGTGATCGACCGCGGCCGCGTCGTCGCCGAAGGCACCGGTGACGAGCTCAAGGCCTCGGTGGGGGAGTCCTCCCTCCAGCTGCGCCTGGCCGACCGGGCCGACATGGAGGATGCGCGTCGCGCGATCTCCTCCGTGCTCGGCGTCGAGTCCGTCGTGTCACCCGAAGGCACACGGGTCACAGCTCCCATGCGCAACCCGGACACAGTCGCGGAGTTGCTGGTCACCTTCCGTGAGGCCGGCATCCACCTGACCGAGCTGTCCGTGCAGAAGCCGACGCTCGACGAGGTGTTCCTGACGCTGACCGGGCACGGCGTCGACGGCGAGAAGTCCGGCTCCGATGAGGACGCCGCAGAAGCAGAAAGGGTCAGCGCATGA